In Candidatus Hydrogenedentota bacterium, the genomic window TTCAAGGACGAAGGACTTAAGGGACGGAAGGGACTTAAGGGACAAAGGACAAGGTACGCGGCTGCTGGTGTCCTTGGTGTCCTTGGTGTCCTTGGTGTCCTTGGTGTCCTTGGTGTCTCTGGTGTCTCTGGTCTTTTAAGTCCCTTCCGTCCTTTAAGTCCTTCGTCCCTCCTCGCGATCTCGATCTTCCCGCTGTTGCTCCGCGCGGCGCTCCAGGCGTGCCTTGCTCATCCTTTCGCGGACGCCCCCCTGCTCTACGAAGGCTTCCTGCAACTGGGCGATCTGCCGGTTGAGCAAATAGCAGGTAACGCGGATCAGTCCGATGATCACGTTCGCGCTGATCAGTGGATCTTCGTGCTCTATTCCTTTCTTGAAGGTCTCGTAGTCTCCATCGGGCTTCCGACACAGGACGCGCAGGCGTTTCGTGTAAGCGTGGTCGGTGGGCCACTCCCCACTGTTTCGCGCGCGCAGGAAGTCCTGGTAGTCTTCCAGCAGTTCCTCCAGACTCGCCCGCGCCACGTTGGTGAGTTTCAGCTCGGTCTCTTTTGAAGTGCCCGAGGCCATGCTGCCTTCGACGATGTTCTGCTTGCCGGAGCGGGCGGCCTGGATCATCTGATCGAAGGTGCGATCGCGCTTGCTCAGGTAGCGCCCGCAGAAGTAGACGGTGGCGTCGTAGACGATGACGCTTTTCTGGTAGGACCTGAGGTTGCGGTAGCCGCCGTGTTTGGGGAGGAAGCTTTGGGACATGGGGTGCTCCTTTCTTGGTTCAAGGACGAAGGACTTAAAGGACGGAAGGGACTTAAAGGACAAGGGATAGTTGATAGTTGATAGTTGATAAATAGTGTAGTATATAATGGTTTACTTGTCCTTTAAGTCCCTTCTGTCCTTTAGGTCCTTGGTCCTTGTTCGGGGTCTTCAACACGCCAATCAATCTTTTCTTTACAACTGAATTTATTTTCAGTAAAATAAAGAAAAAAGTCAAGCGTGATTTTCACCCCCGAGGAGCCCGCCATGGCCACCGCGACCATCAGTCCTTCATCTTCTAAGATCCTCAGCGCCAGCACGTTGCTGGCCCACCGAAGGCTTGCCGCCCCGCCGAAAATCTGGGGGCTCGACATGATCGCGGGCCGCTTTATTGCCCTTGATCCCGACCCGGAATCGGGCACGGCGGCCCTGAGTCTGCTGGCCGGGCTTATCCGCGAGGTGCAGGCCGCGGAGGGCTATGCCGCGTGGATCGCGGGGCCTCAGCGCATCTTTTTCCCGCCGGATTTCGCGGCGGCGGGCGTGGATCTGGCCGCCCTGCCCATTGTACGCGCGCCGGATGCCACGAAAGCCGCGCGGGCGGCCGATACCCTGCTGCGTTCGGGCAGCTTTGCCCTGATCGTGCTCGATGGCGATGGCCAGGCCCTCCCGCTGGCGCTCCAGACGCGGCTGGCGGGCCTGGCCCATCAGCACCACACGGGGCTGGTGTGCCTGCGCGCACCGGGCGAGACGGCGACGCGGGGCTCCCTGGTTTCGCTGCGCTGCACCACACAAAAACGTCGCACGGGCCACGATTGCTTCTCCTGCGAATTGCGCGCCGTGAAGGACAAACGCCAAACCCCGGGCTGGACCCATCAGGAGCTGCGTCATGGACCGGACGGCCTGTGTTAATTGCCCGGCGCTGCCGCTCCAGTTGCTGGCGGGCAGCCACCCGGACTGGCGGAAGCACCCGATGGTGGTGGTGGATCGGGACAAGCCCAATGGTGTGATCCAGTGGACCAATGCGGCCGCGCGGGAGTTCCGCATCTTCCCCGGTATGCGCTATGCCGCCGGGCTCGCCCTGGCGGCGGAGTTGCGCGGCGGGGAAGTGGACGAGATCGCGGTGAAAGAGGCGGTGGCCGATCTTACGCGGCGCCTGTGGAATTTCAGTCCGCGCATCGAGCCCGCGCCGAACGAGGCGGGTGTCTTCTGGGCCGATGTCTCGGGCATGGGCGTGGTTTATCCGTGTCTGACGGGCTGGGCCGAGGCCGTGCGCGATGATTTTCGTGAGGCGGGGTTTCGCGCGACGGTGGCGGTGGGCTTCACGCGCTTCGGAAGTTATGCGGCGGCCCGTTCGCGGGCGGACAATATCGTCTTCGCAACGCCCGCGGAGGAGCAGGCCCACGTAAACAGCGTGCCCATGAGCCGCCTGCGCCTCCACGCGGACTTGCAGGACACGCTCTACAAGCTGGGCGTCTCCACCATCGGCCAGTTTCTCACCCTGCCGGATCGGGGCCTGCGCAAGCGCTTCGGCGCGGATGCGGAGGCCCTCTATCGCCTGGCGAAGGGCACGGACTGGCGGCCGCTTCAGCCCCTGCCCCCGCGCGATCCCGCGACGTGCACCCTGATGCTGGATTATCCCGAGAGCGACGCGGGGCGGCTGCTGGCCTATCTGGCGGATCTGCTCCGGGCGCTGCTGTCGGAACTGGCGGAGTATCACGAACTGCTGGAGACGTTTTACTGGCGCTTCACGCTGGACAACAACGATGAGGAGCGCGGCGAGATCTCCCCCGCCGCGCCCACGCGCGACGCGAATCAGATTTTGAGTCTGGTGCGGCTGAACCTGGAGCAGCTCCGCCTCCCCTCGGGCGTGGTGGAGCTCTGGGCCAGCGCGGCTGGCAAGCCCATCACGGAGCACCAGGTCGATCTCTTTCAGGAAGCGCCCCGGCGCAACGCGGAGGCGGCCCGCCGGGCCTTCGCCCAGATCCGCGCGGAGCTGGGCAACGACGCCGTGATGGTGGCGCGCCTGGGTGCGGGCCATCTGCCCGAGGCGCAATATCGCTGGGAGAGCCTGAGCGATCTACCCCGTCCCCGGCCCGGCGCGCCCGCCACTTTGCCGCTGGTGCGCCGCATCTACCGGCCCGCCATGCCCCTGCCCCCGCGGGACCGCCACGAGCCCGACGGTTGGCTCATCGCGGGGGTAAGCGAAGGACCGGTGGAAGAGGTGATCGGGCCTCAGCTCATCACGGGCGGCTGGTGGCGCGCGGAGGTGGCGCGGGCCTATTACTATGTGCGGACGCGGAATGGCCGGTGGTTCTGGATCTACCACGATCTGAAACGGAGACGCTGGTTTCTGCAGGGGGAAGTGCAATGAGCGGCGGGTGGAAGCGGGGAGAGACGAAGGACTTAAAGGACTTAAAGGACTTGAAGGACTTGAAGGACTTGAAGGACACAGTGGACACCCGCTCCTCCTCCAGGCTGTCCACTGTCAACTGTCAACTGTCAACTATCCACTATCCACTATCAACTCCCTACGTACCGCTGTGGTGCAAGAGCGTCTACTCCTTCCTCGAAGGGGCGAGTCACCCCGACGAACTCGTGGAGGAGGCCCACCGCCTGGGCCTTCGCTCTCTGGCGCTCACGGATCGCGATGGGGTCTATGGCCTCGTGCGCGCCCACAAGCGCGCGCAGGAGCTGGGCGTCCACCTCATCGCGGGCGCGGAAGTTTCTATCGAGGATGGCTCCCGGATTGTTTTGCTTGCCATGGATCGCGGGGGCTATGCGAATCTCTGCGGGCTCATCTCCACGGGGCGACTCCGCTCACCCAAGGGGCAGAGCCAGGTGACGTGGAGCGAGGTCTGTGAACGTGCCGAGGGGCTCATCGCGTTGTGGGGCGGCGCGGGAAGTCGCATCGTTGCCGAGGCGCCGCCGGGCAGAGAAGCCGACCTCCTGCGGGAGGCTTTTGGCAATCGCCTCTACGCCCTCCTCACGCGCCATCGCGAGGCCGCCGATGGACGCCGGGAGCACCGTCTTCGCGAGCGGGCGAAGGCCCTCGGACTCCCCCTCGTCGCCGGGATGGAAACGCTCTACCATACGCCCACGCGAAGGCCCCTGCAGGATGTCCTCGCGTGCCTCCGGCGCGGCGTTACCCTGGCCACGGCGGGCACGGTGATCCACCCGAACGACGAACACAGCCTCCGCGCGCCGAGGGGCTTTTCCGATCTCTATGCCGACGATCCCGAGGCCGTGGAAATGACCGTCGCCATCGCCGCGCGCTGCACCTTTTCCCTCGGCGAAATCCGCTACCGTTATCCCGTGGAGCGGCTGCCGGGCGACACGGATCTCGCGCAACACCTGAACAACCTGACCTATGCGGGCGCGGCGGGGCGTTACCCCCAGGGCATTCCCGACGATGTGCGCGCGCAGGTGGACAAGGAGCTGGCGCTCATCCACGAACTCCAGTTCGAGGGCTACTTCCTCACCATGTGGGAAATCGTCCAGTTCTGTCGTCGCGAACAGATCCTCTGCCAGGGCCGGGGATCCGCCGCCAACTCCGCCGTGTGCTATTGCCTCGGCATCACGGCGGTCGATCCCGTGCGCATGGGGCTCCTCTTCGAGCGCTTCCTCTCCCGCGAGCGCAACGAACCGCCGGATATCGATCTGGACATTGAGCACAGCCGTCGCGAGGAAGCGATCCAGCACGTCTACCAGCACTATGGCCGCACGCACGCCGCGATGGTGGCCAATTTCATCCGCTACCGCGCGCGCTCCGCGGTGCGCGACGTAGGCAAGGTCCTCGGCCTGCCCGAAACGGCCCTGGAACGCCTCGCGCGGCTCCTCTCGCATCATGACTTCCCCACCGACGACACCCTGCGCACGGCGGGCCTGGATCCGGCCAATCCCGTTCATGGACACCTCCTCCGCCTCACCCAGGAGATCGAGGACGTGCCCCGCCACCTCTCCATCCACCCCGGCGGCTTTCTGCTCGGCCACGAGGCGGTGAGCACGCTGGTGCCCATCGAAAACGGCGCCATGGCGGATCGCACCGTCATCCAGTGGGACAAAGACGACATCGAGGAACTCGGCCTCTTCAAGGTGGACCTCTTGGGCCTCGGCGCGCTCAACGTGGTGCATCGCGCTTTCGATTTGATCGAGCAGCACACGGGCGAGACCTGGACCCTCGCCACGATACCCCCGGAAGACCCGGCCACCTTCGCGCAGATCCAGCAGGGCGACACCGTGGGCGTTTTCCAGATCGAGAGCCGCGCCCAGATGGCCATGCTGCCGCGCCTGCGCCCGAAGAACTACTACGACCTCGTGATCGAAGTCAGCATCGTCCGCCCCGGCCCCATCACCGGCGGCATGGTGCACCCCTACCTGCGGCGGCGCAACGGCGAAGAGCCCGTGACCTATCCCCACGCCTGCCTGGAGCCCGTACTGAAGAAGACGCTGGGCATTCCGCTCTTCCAGGAGCAGGTGATGCAACTCGCCATGGTCGCCGCCGACTATACCCCCGGCGAGGCCGACCAGCTCCGGCGCGATATGGCCGCGTGGAAGAAGAGCGGGCGCATCCTGCGCCACCGCGACCGATTGATCTCGCGCATGATGAAAAAAGGCATTGCCCGGGAGTTTGCCGAGCGCGTCTTCGAGCAGATCCAGGGCTTCGGCGAATACGGCTTTCCCGAGAGCCACGCCGCCAGCTTCGCCCTCATCGCCTACGCCACCGCGTGGCTCAAGCAGCATCACCCGGCGGCCTTCCTCACCGCGCTTCTCAATGCCCAGCCCATGGGTTTCTACAGCCCCGCCACGCTGGTGGAAGACGCCAAGCGCCACGATGTGGAGGTACGCCCGATTGATATTCGCTACAGCGACTGGGACTGCACGCTGGAGGGGGAAAGGACAAAGGACCTAAAGGACGGAAGGGACTTAAAGGACAAAGACAGCGCGGCCTCTTACTCGCTGTCAACTGTCAACTATCAACTGTCAACTCCTCATTTTCAGCTATCAACTATCAACTGTCAACTGTCCACTAGAATGGGCTTCCGCTTCGTCAAGGGCCTTCAGGAATCCGAAGCCCGCCGCATCCTCGCCGCGCGGGCCGAGGCCCCCTTCACCTCCCTCGACGATTTCGCCCGGCGCGCGCGCCTGCCCCACGGCAGCCTCGTGCGTCTCGCCGAGGCCGGGGGTCTCGCGGCCTTCCGCGACGACCGCCGCAGCGCCCTCTGGAGCGCCCTCGGCCTCGACCGCGATCTCCACGCCGACCTCGACCTGGCCACGCCCGAGCCCGAGGCGAACCTCGATCCCCTTACGCGCGCCGAAGCCATCCACTGGGACTACGCCTACACCAGCCACAGCACCCACGGCCACCCCATCGCGCCCTACCGCGAGACGCTCGCGCGACAGGGCCTCCCCGACGCCGCCCGCGTCGCCGCCATGAAAAACGGCACCCGCACCCGCTACGCCGGCCTCGTCATCTGCCGCCAGCGCCCCGGCACGGCCGCCGGCGTCGTCTTCATGACCCTTGAAGACGAGACCGGCCTCGTCAACCTCGTCGTCTGGGAGCGGGTCTACAAACAACACCGCACCCTGGTTAAGACCCAATCCTTCATCGGCGTAACAGGGAAATTACAGGTCCAGTCCGGCGTCACGCATTTGGTGGCGGAGGAATTGTGGATACCCGAGACGAGATTGACGACGGAGGAGACGAAAAGTCGGGATTTTCATTGAGGGGCAGCACAAGAAAACAAAACACTGGTCTGCATGGCAGACAGCGACAACCTGAAGATAGCGGTACGGGTGCAGCGTGAGAAGCCCCTGCAGGCGCAACCGCAGAAAGCCGGGTCAAAACCACGCAGCAAACGAGAACTGGTAGAAAGAACCCTCTGTATCCTACTTGTACTTCCCGTGTCCCGTGGCGGCCAGGAGCACCACCAGGCTCAGGCCCAGCAGAAATATACCCCCCAGATGCTCGCGGAAACCCGTCGCCATTCCGGACCTTGGCCAGGTGCAGCCGGAGGCGCCTCCAGCCACCGCCCTCAACTCAGCCCGGCTCAGTACTTGGTCGTTGCCGCTATCCCACGCGTCGAAGAGAGTTTGCGTCAGCGCCGATTGAAATCCCGATGCCTCGGCGAAACTCAAGACGCCGTCGCCATTGTCATCAGCGGTCGAGAATCCATCGAGCAACGCCTGTATGATCGCATCGGCTTCCTCGCCGCCCGTGCAATTGTCGAGCACGGCCACGGTGCGCGTGGCCGTCGATTCATTTCCGGCGGCGTCGAGCGCAGAATAGGTAATTATGTACTCGCCGGGCGTATTCGAGTCCACGGCCCCAGAAACCGCGATTTCGAGTGCGCCATTCAAGCCATCCGAGGCCGTCGCCCCGGCGTCCGAGTAGACACCGCCACAATCCACCACATTGGCGGGCCCCGTGGCGTCAACGACGGTAATCATCGGTGGCGTGTTGTCGATAAGTACGGCGTCACTGTCGACACGTTCGGACACGAGATTTCCCGCCGCGTCCTGCACATCCGCCACCTCCGAGACCGCCAATGTGAACGACCCGTCACCGGAGATTCCCGAAACAGAAACCGTGTACACGACCGGCCCCCCGGTGATCGCGATTCCCGTGCTGTCCGTACCCGCGTGGGTGACCACCACATCCTCCGGCCCATCGAACAGCAGCACCGCCTCGCTGAAGGTGACCGTAAAGTCGATTGCGCTGGCGTTCGAAGGCCCTTCAATGGCGGGAATGATCGATGCAACTCCGGGGGACGCAGTATCGGGATCAAAACGGACGACGAAAACCTCCGTCGCACTTGCGCTGGCCAGTTCCACCGTGCCAGCGCCTGGATCGAAGTCGACCGATTGCTCAAAGTATCCTGCGCTATAGACATGACCCGCACCGTCGACAGCCACGTGAGTTCCGGAGTCCGCACCCGTCCCCCCGATTGCCTTCGCCCAGACCAATTGGCCCGCCGCATCCAGACGCTGGATAAACGCATCAGTTTCCCCCTGACTCAGGGCTTCGGCTACTCCTTCACCCGGATCAAGATCCACCGTTACTTCAAACCCGCCCGCCAGATAGAGGTCGCCCGCGCCGTCCAACGCGACATCCCGCCCCTGCGCGCTGCGAACCCACACGAAGTCACCTTCGGAATCCAACTTGAGGACATATCCACCCGCACCCTGGAGAGCTTCAGTCTCCACGCCTGGGTCGAAATCGGCCACACCACTCGCAAAACCGGAGACAAATAGGTTCTCACCACTATCTACTACAATCGCCGGGCTCGACTCTGAACCCGCCGCACCCGCACTCCAAATCCATTCAAAGTGACCATCGGCGTTCAGTTTCTGTACGAACACATCGTAGTAACCCTGCGATGTCACATCCGCTCGCCCATCGCCCGGATCGAAGTCCACCGTACCAACAAATTGCCCCGTCGTGTACACGTTTCCGATGCCATCCACCGCAATGCCGCGGCCAACGTCGGGAACGACCTGGTCCCCATCGGGATCCAAAACGCCGCCTTCGCCCATCGCACGCGCCCATGCAAAGTCTCCGTCCGGCGTCAACTTCTGAATGAAAACGCCACCCGACCCGCCGTTAAGATTGAATACCCCGTCTCCAGGGTCAAAATCGGCCAGCCCGTAGAACTGGCCTGTCGTGTACACGTTGCCCAAAGTGTCCGACGCAATGGCGAAGCCGATGTCGGTAAAACAAGCCTCGCTCTTTTCCAGGACAATTTGATGGCTTCCGCCCATGGAACGCGCCCACACGAAGGCCCCGCTGGCGTCCAATTTCAGCACAAAAATATCCGCGCATCCCGCGCTGGTACGCTCGACGACGCCTTCTCCTGGGTCAAAATCGAGCGTGCCCTGAAAATGGCCCGTCGTGTACACGTTGCCATCACCGTCCAACGCAATAGCATTGCCTGATTCCGCGTCCACATCGTTGCTCGTTCCCCCTACCACCTGGCCCCACAAAAAAGCGCCTGACGGGTCCAGTTTCAAGATAAAGACGTCCCGGTAGCCCGCCGCAGTGAATTCCGCCTTCGCCGCACCCGGATCAAAATCCACGGTCCCCCCAAAAACTCCGACCATGTGTACGTTGCCGGCGACATCGACCGCAAAGTCATTCACATATGCCCCGCCTGGTCCACCGAACTTGACCGCATAGCCGAGTGCGACATCTTGCGCATTCGCTCGTAATGAAAGGCCCAGCAGGAGTGCAACGCACCCCAGCGCAATTGCACGATGTCTTTGCGGTGGAAAATTGAGAAAAGTCTGCCGCCACGTCCGACTGATCATTTTGCGTTGCCCCTTTTGTGAAGGATTCGGTTGCAAAATGAGTGTACACGACATTCGGTCTATTCTCAATCGCAAAATCGAGAAACTAACTCCAGCATCCCTCGCTACAGCGCGTCGCGCACCTTCGGAGTACATTACCAAAGTGAACCGTGCTAAAAATCGTGTGACGTACTTTCCTGCTGGATTTCCAACCGACGGCAACCTGAATCAAGTTAACTTTTCGGCAACACTTTAGCCGTATGAAGTGATTGTGTTTTTACCACTCGATTCTGCCCCTGCAATGCACTCGCTGGGTTGGGAGCGCAGGCGTCCTCGACTGCATTATGCGCCACTGGCGCATGGTTTGATTGCAGATTTGTACTGATCTCATGCTGAGCGCAAGTACTCGAAAAGCACCTCGGGCGCACCTTCGGTGCGTTGCAGGCGGGGACGCCTGCGCTCCCAGCCTTGCCGATCCTCTTCGCTGAATCAGGTCACAACGATTAAACAATTGCGTCACTTCATTCGGCTAAAGTGTTACACTTTTTGATTCTTCCTCAGCCACCCGCTTCGCGATCTCGAGTTCGTCTTTCAGGGTGTCGCGGGCCATGGGTGTTGATTCTGTCGGATTGAGGCAGGGGAGCTCGTTCCATTGTTCGCCCCGGTAGCCGGCCTGCCGCACGTACCATTGGCTTGTGCCGGCGCGTTCGACGGGGAAAAGACTGCAAACTCTGGGCTTGTATTGGTGTGGGTCGCCGTCGGTCGCGCCGAGGGTGTGGAGGGCGCAGCCCTGGGAGAAGAAGACGCACCATCCTCCCGTGACGCGGAGCATGGGCGCGCCATCTTTGACGCGATTGGACAGGTAGCCTTCGCGCTCGACCAGGGCCCTGGCCTCGGGCCGCAGGAGCGGCAGGACGCGATCGAGCACGCGGTCGATGCGCTCGGCTTCGTCCGCCCGAACGGGCGGTCGCCCGTTGCGGCAGCAGATGCCTTCGCAGCCGCGGCCGAAGGTGCATTCGAAGCGGGCTTGGTCGAGGTTGAGGAATTTTGTGGGCTCGGTCATGGTGGATGGGTCTTATGGGTCTTATGGGGCGTATGGGGCGTATGGGGCGTATGGGGATTGTGGGGCGAGGGATATTGTCATAGCCGCCGCCAGTAGATTACGCCGTCGTCGCCCGGTTTGTAGAAATCGGGGATTCTGCCTACTTCTTTGTAGTTGTTGCGTTCGTAGAAAGCGCGCTGTCCGGAGTAGTCGGGGCGGCCGCCGGTCTCGATGACGAGCGTTTCGCCGCCTTTGTTTCGGACGAAATCTTCCGCGTGGTTCAGGAGGGCGCGACCGCATCCGTGGCGCTGGGCGCTGGGGTGGACGCAGATCCAGTAGAGGTGCCAGGTGGCGGCGGTCAGGGGGGTGCTGCCAACACATACATAGCCGCAGAGCGCGCCGTCGCGGACGAGACCGAAGTGGGGATAGGGTCCGTCGAGGCCCCCGGCCACACCGTCGTCGAAGACTTCGAGGCCTACCTCCACCTCTTCCTCGCTGAAAGCACCACAGTCGGCGAGCATGCCGCGAATAGCGTCGCGATCTTCCGGGGTGAGTTCGCGTATCATCGGGCCCACTCCAACTGCTTGCGCACGAACTGTTCCCAGGTCCAGCCCGCTTCGGTGACGCCGCGATAGATGCCTACGTCTTCCCCCAGCTCGGGGTTCGGGTTGACGTCCAGCACGCGGGGAACGCCGTCCCCATCCAGGCGGAGGTCGATTCGCATGTAGCCCCGTGCGCCCACGGCCCGCCAGGCCGCCCGGGCGGTGTTTTCCAGAAGGCCGCGAAATTCCGGCGTAAGCTTCAGGTCATAGATCAGACGGGTGCAACCGAAGTCGGGGCTTTCGATGTCCCATTTCGACGCGTAGGTGTTCACGCGAAGGCCGTTTGAAAACTCCATATGGGCGGGCGAGAAGTACTCCGGTTCGTCCTTCCCCCACAGGGAGATGGTGTACTCCGCGCCGGCAAGGTATTCCTCGATCACCACGGGGCCGTTGATCCGCGCGCGGGCGCGGACCAGTTCTTCTTCGTTCTCGCAGATGGACTGTTCGTCGATACCGGCGGAGCCGTCTTCATCCGCGGGCTTTACGATGCAGGGGAACACACCGGTGCGCGGCACCGGGACGCCGGCGGCGGCGAGCACGGCGCTGGTCCGGTCTTTCCGGCGGCATAGGGCGAGGGCGGCGCTGCCCGATCCGGTAAAGGGGATATGTAGCCATTCCAGCAGCGCGGCGACGTGGGCCTCCAGGTCAGGCCGGCCCAGGGGCGCTTCGCAGGCGTTGAACACCACATCAGGCTGGTGCGTGTCGAGCACTTCCATCACTTCGCGAAGTTCGCCGCGCACGCCCGCCACGGCCGCCTCGGGAAGGGCCGCCCTGAGCCCGTTCACAGCGCTGCTCAGATCAAACTCATCGGTCATCCGCCCCGGCTCCGCGCCTTCGGGCGCGAGCGAATGAAGAATCAACACCTTCACGCGAAATTTACTCCTTGTCTCCGCGCTGCATCCACAAGAATGCCCTGGACCAGCGAATCATAGGGCACCGTGTCGCGCGATAGAAAAACGATATCGCTCGACTCGGGGTTCAATCCCGGCAGGGCGTTGCACTCCAGAAAGTGGGGTCGGCCGGAGGCGTCCAAGCGAAAATCCATGCGCGCGAAGTCCAGGCAACCCAGCAGGCGGTAGGCCGTCAGGGCCAGGCGATGCAGTTCGCCCAGCACTTCAGCGTCCAGCCGGGGCGGCACGAAATAACGAACTTCCTCGCGCCAGTTGCGCTTCACCTCGAGGGAATAGACAAAGGGCGCGGTGGCATTTACCGGCGCAATCTCCATGGCGCCCAGACATCGTGCCTCGGGGCCGTTCCCGGTGATGCCGACGGTGACTTCCACGCCGCTGACGAACTCTTCCACGAGAGCGGCGCAGCCATACTGCTCCCGAAGCCATTGGCACCGGGCGATGGCTTCGGCGGCATCATTCGCGATGGGATTGCTTCGAATACCCTTGCTGCTGCCCTCGTCGTTGGGCTTTACCAGCACGGGATAGCGCAGGGCGTCCAAGCGCGCGAAATCTTCATCCCGCTCCACCAGCGCACCTGCCGCCACGGGCACCTCGGGCGAGACCACGCGCCGTGCGGTGGCTTTGTCCAAGGTCACGGCGAGGGTCAGCGCGTCGGAGCCCGTATAGGGAATGCCGAGCAATTCGCACACGGCGGCTGGCACCGCCTCGCGGCAGCGCCGTCCGCTGCCCTCGGCTATATTGAAGACGAATCCAAATCCGCCCTCTTCGAGACGCCGGACCATGGTTTTATCCGCGATGACGGGCTCCGATTCGAGCCCCAATCTCTTCAATGCGCCGGCGATGGCTTGGACTGTTACCTGGCCGTCGTATTCTTCATAGGTATCGTCGGGAACCCCGGCCGGAATCACCTCCGGCCGCGGGTTGTGCAGGATCGCAACCTTCATGAATGATCCGACCGCCCGTTTCCGTTGTGACCGTTGTGGCCATTATTTCCGTTCTTGCCGTTCTTTCCAATCCGACGCTCGTAGTGCTTATTGCCCGCCGGGGAAATCTTGCTGCTGGCGCCGGAGAGGAGATCCGCGACGGACTGAGCGGGTTTGGCGGGGGCCATGTCGTCCGCCACCTCTGGATAGCTGAAGAGGGCCCCTTCAAAATTCCGCAGCACGATCCGGCCGGGCGCGGCGCTGACGACGTAATTGGGCATGACGGGGATCTTGCCGCCGCCATCGGGCGCGTCCATGACAAAACGAGGCACGGCGAGTCCGGTGATGTGGCCGATCATGGATTCCATGATCTCCATGCCCTTCCAGAGACTGGTGCGGAGGTGTCCCGCGCCCACGACGGGATCGGCGTGGTAGAGGTAGTAGGGACGCACGCGGATCCGGAGCAGTCCCTTTACCAGGGCGCGCATGGTCTCCACGCTGTCGTTTACGCCCGCGAGCAGCACGGACTGGTTGTTCACGGGAACGCCCGCGCGCACGAGGCGCTCGCAGGCCGCCGCCGACTCTTCGGTAATTTCACGGGGATGGTTGAAGTGGGTATTGAGCCAGATGGGGCCGTTGCGATCAAGCACCCGCAGGAGGTCGTCGCCGATGCGCATGGGCATCATGACCGGTTCGCGGGAGCCGATGCGAACGAACTGCACGTGCTGGATTTCTCGCAGGGACTGGAGGATATACTCCAGCCGCTCCAGGGGCAGGGTCAGGGGGTCGCCTCCGCTGATGAGCACGTCCTCAATTTCTTCATGATCGCGGATATAGGCGAGGGCCTGATCGATCTCCTCCCGGCTGGAGGCTTCCCCGCTTTCTTTCCAGTTGCGCTTGCGAATGCAGAAGCGGCAATAGCTGGAGCAAAAGGACGTCACGACAAAAAGCACCCGGTCCGGATAGCGGTGGGTAAGGCCCGGCGCGGCTTTGTCTTTTTTCTCCGCGAGGGGGTCCAGCACGCCCAGGGGCGCATGCTCCAGCGAACTGGGGACAAT contains:
- a CDS encoding KamA family radical SAM protein, translating into MNDQCLRTQRWGKAASPWSEVPDEQWRDCRWQLRNLVRTPEQLSELLNLPAEETESIRALQARFRFAVSPYYFSLIDPEDPLDPIRRMIVPSSLEHAPLGVLDPLAEKKDKAAPGLTHRYPDRVLFVVTSFCSSYCRFCIRKRNWKESGEASSREEIDQALAYIRDHEEIEDVLISGGDPLTLPLERLEYILQSLREIQHVQFVRIGSREPVMMPMRIGDDLLRVLDRNGPIWLNTHFNHPREITEESAAACERLVRAGVPVNNQSVLLAGVNDSVETMRALVKGLLRIRVRPYYLYHADPVVGAGHLRTSLWKGMEIMESMIGHITGLAVPRFVMDAPDGGGKIPVMPNYVVSAAPGRIVLRNFEGALFSYPEVADDMAPAKPAQSVADLLSGASSKISPAGNKHYERRIGKNGKNGNNGHNGHNGNGRSDHS
- a CDS encoding GNAT family N-acetyltransferase, whose protein sequence is MIRELTPEDRDAIRGMLADCGAFSEEEVEVGLEVFDDGVAGGLDGPYPHFGLVRDGALCGYVCVGSTPLTAATWHLYWICVHPSAQRHGCGRALLNHAEDFVRNKGGETLVIETGGRPDYSGQRAFYERNNYKEVGRIPDFYKPGDDGVIYWRRL
- a CDS encoding D-alanine--D-alanine ligase, whose amino-acid sequence is MKVAILHNPRPEVIPAGVPDDTYEEYDGQVTVQAIAGALKRLGLESEPVIADKTMVRRLEEGGFGFVFNIAEGSGRRCREAVPAAVCELLGIPYTGSDALTLAVTLDKATARRVVSPEVPVAAGALVERDEDFARLDALRYPVLVKPNDEGSSKGIRSNPIANDAAEAIARCQWLREQYGCAALVEEFVSGVEVTVGITGNGPEARCLGAMEIAPVNATAPFVYSLEVKRNWREEVRYFVPPRLDAEVLGELHRLALTAYRLLGCLDFARMDFRLDASGRPHFLECNALPGLNPESSDIVFLSRDTVPYDSLVQGILVDAARRQGVNFA
- a CDS encoding DUF3109 family protein, with product MTEPTKFLNLDQARFECTFGRGCEGICCRNGRPPVRADEAERIDRVLDRVLPLLRPEARALVEREGYLSNRVKDGAPMLRVTGGWCVFFSQGCALHTLGATDGDPHQYKPRVCSLFPVERAGTSQWYVRQAGYRGEQWNELPCLNPTESTPMARDTLKDELEIAKRVAEEESKSVTL
- a CDS encoding DUF5011 domain-containing protein; its protein translation is MNDFAVDVAGNVHMVGVFGGTVDFDPGAAKAEFTAAGYRDVFILKLDPSGAFLWGQVVGGTSNDVDAESGNAIALDGDGNVYTTGHFQGTLDFDPGEGVVERTSAGCADIFVLKLDASGAFVWARSMGGSHQIVLEKSEACFTDIGFAIASDTLGNVYTTGQFYGLADFDPGDGVFNLNGGSGGVFIQKLTPDGDFAWARAMGEGGVLDPDGDQVVPDVGRGIAVDGIGNVYTTGQFVGTVDFDPGDGRADVTSQGYYDVFVQKLNADGHFEWIWSAGAAGSESSPAIVVDSGENLFVSGFASGVADFDPGVETEALQGAGGYVLKLDSEGDFVWVRSAQGRDVALDGAGDLYLAGGFEVTVDLDPGEGVAEALSQGETDAFIQRLDAAGQLVWAKAIGGTGADSGTHVAVDGAGHVYSAGYFEQSVDFDPGAGTVELASASATEVFVVRFDPDTASPGVASIIPAIEGPSNASAIDFTVTFSEAVLLFDGPEDVVVTHAGTDSTGIAITGGPVVYTVSVSGISGDGSFTLAVSEVADVQDAAGNLVSERVDSDAVLIDNTPPMITVVDATGPANVVDCGGVYSDAGATASDGLNGALEIAVSGAVDSNTPGEYIITYSALDAAGNESTATRTVAVLDNCTGGEEADAIIQALLDGFSTADDNGDGVLSFAEASGFQSALTQTLFDAWDSGNDQVLSRAELRAVAGGASGCTWPRSGMATGFREHLGGIFLLGLSLVVLLAATGHGKYK